The Streptomyces sp. NBC_00224 genome has a window encoding:
- a CDS encoding NUDIX domain-containing protein, producing the protein MTTDDYAKYIAALPRILAGAATLIRDDRGHVLLVQPNYRDGWALPGGTIESDQGETPRQAARRETLEEIGLDLSPGRLLAVDWVPGPDRPPIAAYVYDGGVLTEERLKAIRLQEEELLDWRLVPREEITAYLPGQLGHRVLAALDVLTAGAGAAELENGRTVG; encoded by the coding sequence GTGACCACCGACGACTACGCAAAGTACATCGCCGCCCTCCCCCGCATCCTCGCCGGCGCAGCCACCCTCATCCGCGACGACCGGGGCCACGTACTGCTCGTCCAGCCCAACTACCGTGACGGCTGGGCCCTCCCCGGCGGCACCATCGAGTCCGACCAGGGCGAGACCCCCCGCCAGGCGGCCCGGCGCGAGACGCTGGAGGAGATCGGTCTGGACCTGAGCCCCGGACGCCTGCTCGCGGTCGACTGGGTGCCGGGCCCGGACCGGCCCCCGATCGCCGCGTACGTGTACGACGGCGGCGTCCTCACCGAGGAGCGGCTGAAGGCGATCCGCCTCCAGGAGGAGGAGCTGCTCGACTGGCGGCTGGTCCCGCGCGAGGAGATCACCGCGTATCTGCCGGGCCAGCTGGGCCATCGGGTGCTCGCCGCGCTCGACGTGCTCACGGCGGGGGCGGGCGCGGCGGAGCTGGAGAACGGCCGGACAGTGGGCTGA